The following are encoded together in the bacterium genome:
- a CDS encoding PEP-CTERM sorting domain-containing protein has translation MFVRTVFMAALLVAILASGALGSIGCDILNSGDNTTYTYSYLNNEESYDTITALHVFAPVDSSLITTWTADTGWDFSVEIDPTGASDIYWYTGDPINSGIDYGEILTVSMTVPSAYTTTVSDYVLEDFPVGNWGYDAFSSGGTWIMLGSVDVPSGTAPEIPDTPEPASIIALISGCAALIARRKRL, from the coding sequence ATGTTTGTGCGCACTGTTTTTATGGCCGCCCTGCTGGTGGCAATTCTGGCTTCTGGAGCATTAGGCTCTATCGGCTGTGACATTCTGAACTCGGGTGATAACACCACCTACACCTATTCCTATCTCAACAACGAGGAATCATACGACACAATCACAGCACTTCATGTCTTTGCGCCTGTAGACTCGTCGCTTATCACGACTTGGACTGCCGACACAGGATGGGACTTCAGCGTTGAGATCGACCCAACCGGAGCTTCAGATATTTACTGGTATACCGGCGATCCAATAAACAGCGGCATCGACTACGGCGAAATACTCACTGTCTCCATGACTGTTCCGTCGGCGTACACAACCACGGTGAGTGATTACGTCCTGGAGGACTTTCCAGTCGGCAACTGGGGTTATGACGCATTTTCGAGTGGGGGCACTTGGATAATGCTGGGCAGTGTGGATGTTCCGTCCGGAACTGCTCCGGAAATTCCCGATACTCCCGAGCCTGCAAGCATCATCGCGCTCATAAGCGGTTGTGCGGCTCTGATTGCACGACGCAAAAGGCTCTGA